AAGGTTGTTCCCTGATGAAAGCAAATCAGAAAGATCTGCTGCTGACTGGTAGGATTAGCACGATGGAGTAATAACCAGCTTTTCTTTAAAAAGAATGTTGAGCTGTGGACCTGTGGTAGATCGACTTCTTCGGAGAGAGTACTCGAATCAAAGGAATGGTTAAGCAATTGCTGCAAACCAAGGTGTACATACGCTTCCCTCTGGCTCGCAGCTGGCACAGCCTGGCCGACCGTGAAACATGAGTGTTTTTGTTTAAGCGGGTTTTCTTAATGCTCCCCGAGGAGCGCAGCTGGTTGTTCTTCAAGTTTCTGCGGATCTGCTTCCACGTAGCACTCAACACTTCGTTTCCTTCCCTAATTTAAAAGAAAGACTCTTGAACAGACCCAGCGCTAACTACCCGTTACGGCAGGCAGCAGTTGAAGTTCACCGTGTCCATTGGGACGAGTCTTCCATGATTTTGCCCCCGGCCGTTGACATGTGGTTCCAGCCCCGCACCTCAGTGATCCAAACGAAGAGGGACCAAAGTTAGAGGAACCCTTTTCCGTCCATTGCGAGTTCAAAATTTCTTACAGGGTCCAGCTAGCAGGCGTACGTTTTTCACTGCATGCCTGATTTCACTAGCTAGGAGCTGCAAGCTACTACTAGTAGCGTGCTACGAGCTCGACCGGTCTTCGTGTCCTTGGACGTCAACAAGCTAGCATCACAAAACCTAACCAGGCCAGAAACGTAGTAATAATAACGAACCCTAGCTAAATTCAGCCGGCGGGCGCCTCCGATCCGTCCGATGGATCGGATCTGTCCGCGCTGGCCGTAGCTGCCGGACAGCTCGGCGCACGTGGCTGGGGAACGGTTCGGATCCGATACCCGCCCGCCCCTACCGGCCAGCCTCTTGGCATCTTGGCACACGCAGGCCACCACGTGCCGGCAGCCGCCCCGCCTTTATAAGCCGGCGGCCGGGAGAGCTCAGCTCATCGCACTTACTCAAGCTCAGCTACAATTAACTTGCTCGCAAGCTCGCGATCTCGGCTCTGCTATTTTCTCCCCTCCTCCTACTCGATCGGCGGCAGAGATAAAAGAGATCGATCGAGAAGATGTCGGACGGCACGGCGACCTGCATCGACATCATCCTCGCCATCATCCTGCCGCCGCTCGGGGTCTTCTTCAAGTTCGGCTGCGGGGTAAGTCAGTGGCAGCTAGATCGCTGGTTCTTCGTCTTCCCTTTGCGCTCGCATCGCATGCATGTCACTGTGCTCTGGTTTATTTGTGTTGTGGCGGCTGCTGATGACTCTTGCATGCTCTATATCCGGCAGGTTGAGTTCTGGATCTGCCTCGTCCTCACCTTCTTCGGCTACCTCCCCGGCATCATCTACGCCGTCTGGGCCATCACCAAGTAGACGACATCTCCTTCGAGGTACTATTATGCAGGCACGCACCAGCTTCTTCAACAGCTTAGCTTGTTACACAAAGTGTTAATCATGTAGATGATGAAGTAGCTAGGAATTGAATTATCTAGAGATCGATTAGCTAGAGTGCTGCAAAAGAAAAGCACCATACATATACCTTCCAAAGCATGCAAGTGAATTTTGCAGTGAAGAACAAACACACAGCAGCATGTTGGTCAGGATTTCGGTTAATCTTGTGTCAGCTGCTAGCAGTAACTAACagtcaatcttttttttttttggcttttgGGCAGGTGATAATGGGACCTCGTGCGCTTGATATTCTGGTGTAATCTGCTACAGCTGTTTTGAGACgatgtaatttcttttttttctagctTCTggtttttcttgttttttttcctttgggtGCGGCCCTGTTCCTGGGGTACGGGCTGCACCTCCTCCACTGTATCGTCCAGTTCCTCTGCACATTTCCGTCCCTGTACTTTGATTAATTAATTGTTTCGTCCTTTCTTCGGTGGAAAATCCGATCCCCTGGCTACTTGAGCAATGACATTATCCGTTTTCCCCCTTTGTTTTTCAATAGTCGGCCATTAATATTGTTTGGTGAGCTAGCCTAGCCTCTTCACGTTTCGAACGGAACGGACCTGTCCGATGGAACGGATCACGGAGGGAAAAAGGGTAGTATAATGGCGTCGAATTGTGGGCGCTTGTATGCCTTGTCGCGTTTGCAGCGGGAGGGTGGTGGTCCGCTGTCGAGCCTTTGTTTGGTCCTATATCGATCACCTTAGCCATCCGTATTTTTACTTtgttctctctgtttttttttttttgcatgtgaTGCTAGCATTGTTTTCGGTCAGTGCTCTGAGAAGTCAGATGCTGGCATTGTTTTTGGAACCGGTGCCAGCGATGGGCGGGCAGATACTGGCATCTAGCAGCTTTCTTTCATCAATTAAAAACGATGGCCTCGTCGAGTCGCCAACTCACGATTCACAGCATCCTATTCCCGGGGGGAACGGAACACCGCTAGTTCACAACCTGGGCCGTGGTGACGGTCACGTACCACGAGCACGGTCGGTTTCGGTTCCCCGTGGTTGGATCTCGCTTTCATGCATTGTGGGAGCGGATCGCACAAAACAAGACCAGCTCACGGTCGAGAGCGACCGTCCATCGGCCAGCCGACGACGGCGCCAGCCCGCCTGGTGGCGAAAATGTCGTGTCGTGTCGAGCCTGAGCCTGAGCCCGATCGGTCGGGTGCCAAAACCTGCCCAGCTGAAATTGCACAACAGGCTAGGGGAATCCATCCATCCGCATCCCCGCGCAACGCCCCACAGCGCCGAGCCGACGAGTCTCTTCTCCGGCGCCGCATGTGCCTGGGGCCAGCGCAACGGTGCGGAGGCAGATGCTGGGACGTTGGGGTCTACTAGGCAAGTAGGCACGCGCCATCCGCAGACAAGCGCGAGGCAGCCTGATTGCCTGGGCCTGAAACTTGTCGCCGTCGGGCTCCGCTATCCTTATGGGCCAGCCAACGGAACGGCGGGCGCTGTCCGCACGAGAGCCCATCAGAGCCGACCGGCCCAACAGCGTAAATGGTTGTAAACTCTGCTGACTGGCTGCTGTGACTTCCCACTGCAGCGAGGACGACAAGAGCTTCTCAGCCAAATCAACGGTACAAGTGCAGCAGAGAACAATGCCAACCACGGATTCAGGCAGAAGCCATGGCCCATGGGCTATGTGCAACCCAATTCACGATCTGCGCCGCAGGCATCCCTTATGTTTTGGACCTAAGCACCTAACTGAAGAACTAAGCATCCCTAAACAACAGCGAATATAGGATAGAGAATTAGAGATCCAAGTtatcatcatatcattcaaAGCATAGGCACATTAGAAGCATACAGCTCCTAGCCAGTGACAATGCCAACAATATATCGATACACTGCTACTCAGAGCAAACTCCTAGTGGGGAGTAAATGTTAAAATGCAACAGTATATCGATACACTGCTACTCAGTATATGACTAAGAACTGCCACTTGACACAGCAGAGTTATCACAGTTTGGCAAGCTCAAAAAGGCTATCGACCTAATGGACCACTAAGCCGGAATGATAACAAACCTCATTTCATTGTGATAACGGACACAACAATACAACCATCGTTGTCCAAAGAGTTCCAATGAAAACATTGCCACCGCCCCCCTACAACTCCAAAACAGTAGACAACCAGCAAGTGTAAATTATAGTTGTACCTACTGGCTACTGCGTCTACTCTGTTTCTcgactcttcttctttttcttctcctttttcttcttgctCTTCTCAGCTTCTGCACCATCTCCGGTTTGAGCAATCTCTGGAACCGGGGCATCGCTTCCTtccttgctcttcttcttcttcatcatcatcatcttcttcttcttcttcttcttcttcttcttcttcttcttcttcttcttgcttccATCCTCGTCGTTAGCCACAtcagcctcctcctccacttCCGCCGATCCTGACTCAGCCTTATCtttcattttcttcttcttttcctcacTCTTTTCCCCTTCCACTGTCTCAGCAGCCTCCTTAGTCTTGATCTTCTTAACAGGAACAGAAGCATCACCACCATCGGTTTCATcatccttcttcctcttcttcttctccttgacctCTTCACCGCCCACGACATCTTGTTCTACCTTCACCTTCTCTGGTTCAGGAGCAGCTGCAATGCTAGCAATCGATACATCACCACCAGCGGGAAGCACCACATTCCGAAGCCACTCATCTAGGGCCTTCTAATTTGGCTTCCCGTGCTTATAAAGGAGGCCCTTAGCAATCAGCTTTTTCTTCTTGAGGGCCACTGGGCCAAGCCCCCACTTCCTTGGGTATGTGTCTCTGTCCATCACAACCCTCTTGATCTTTGCGACTACACCATGGTCACAAGTCGCCATGACAGCAGTGGTCATCTCAGCAATACCTATAGTAATCGCCTCTCCCTTTGTAGTCATCAGAACAACCTCCTCTCCAGTCTCAATATCATTCTCAAACCGGAGCAACCCAGGGATCATAAGCTTAGCACCATAGCAGGTAGCATTCACGGCGAGTCCTTCACAACAAGCCTCTTGTAGCTGGTGAGCAGTACCTCCAGTGGCATGACGATGCGCCTCAAGTAGGTCTCGTCCTTGTAGTTGTCAAGCGACCACATCGCGTCCATCACATCGTGCATGGTCACCATGTTGTCCTGCTCCCCCAGGATGCCCGACCGGACACGGCGCAGCTCCTGCATATGCGcgccgacgccaaggagcaggccAAGGTGCACACAGAGAGTCCAGACATAGGTACCTGCCTCGCAGGAGATCCAGAACACCGCAAGGTGGCGCTCGGGGTCGTGCTCCAGGAGCTTGCTCTCGTAGATGGTCCGCACCCTAAGCTGGCGCTTGACCGCGGAGATGAGCGGCGGGCGCTGGAAGACGGCGCCCGTGAGCGCCTTGAGTGCGCGCGCCACGCAGGCCGTGTCAGGAACGGCGGCGTGGAAGCGCACGACGCAGATGTACTCCTTCCCGGCGCCCTGCTGTGACTTGACGAGGCGCGTGGCGCGGTCGACGCAGACGATGAGGTTGCCGGTGACCTTGGGGTCGAGCGTGCCGCTGTGGCCGGTATTCTCGAGGAGGCGCTTGATCCAGGCCACCACCTCGTGGGAGGACGGGTTGGATGGCTTGTCGAGGTTGATGACGCCGTAGCGGAGGTGCTCGGCGAGGGGGCGCTTCAGCGGCGAGTGGCCGGAGGGGAGCGGGGTGTAGTGGCCGGTGTGGACGTTGGGGCGGTCGTAGTTCTTGAGGAGGAGCGGCTAGGTGGAGGTGTCGAGGGACGGCACCAGGGACTGGGGCTTGATTAGGTAGCCATCGGTCTTCTCCTCGGCCTCGGCGAGCAGTGGCGGGTCGGTGACAACGGCGTCATTTGACttgtgcttcttcttcttggacTTGGCTTGCTCGGAGGCAGGGGATGCGACGGCCGCCGGTGTGGACGACATGGCGGTGGGGCGGGGATTGGGGTTACCTTGTGTTGTCTTGGCGAGGGAGGGGAAAGAGGGTTCAGGGTTTAGGGAGTGGAGAATGGGCCGATCGTAGTCGTAGCACGTGACGATGGGCTAGGCCGGATTACATGTTGGAAACGAGAAACAAAGCTGATTTGGCCCAATGACCTCTTATTTTTCCAGGACCAGCAGCAgtgatattatttttttaaggCAACGTAGGTTATGTAAACCACCTTCGTATGTAAACTATGGAAACTCCAATCTGGACCATTAGATCAACATACAAAGGAAAGGGCGCAGGAgggtgggaggggggatttgtaaaagtgtgattacccaattcaAGATGCTAGCCTCAACAGTGAATTTTATGTAAGGTGCAGCTCATAAAGCAATGTCTCCCCCCCCCGACCTGAAAAACTTGTGTAAAGTTAAACATATGAAATGGAAGATGTCAAATATTCAAAATTCACGTGCTATATGTGTAGTAAaagatgtactccctccgtctcggAAAGACAGTTCGTTTAGAAATTTTTAGACATGTTACTAGTACTAGAAAATGATCATATTATCCCTAATTAACTATAGCGGTTGTGATTGGAAACCGCGTTGTTTATTTGGTTCCCTAGATTTTCGATAAATGCAAATGCATTGGAACCTGAAAAATAACATTTACTTAAGCATTTGATTGGCTCAGTGCCCTTCtcaatgcaatttttttttggtattTGACATTGTTTTAATTAGACGGACTTTACTATAATTTAGATGAACAATCTTTGTGGGACGAAATTTGAAGGCTAAACGAacaggaaaacaaaaaaaagcagGAACAGTCAACTGTTCTAGTCACATTGCAAAGTACAGTAGAACACAATTTTGTTATTGGGCCtcgtgtatgtgtgtgtgtcgaCAATGGGGAAAGGGGTTGACCTTTTGCATGTTGGGGGCAAACATGAAATAACAAAAAATATAGGGGGATGAAGACGTAACAGCTCCAAGCGCTGAACTGTGATGAGAGGGAGAGATTTGCGACGACCCCCAAAATGGGGAAACCCCGAGCTAATCCAAACCCCGGCCGATCTGAATTCCCTCAAATCCCGCAACCGGAGCCCTAATCGCTTCCAAACCCCATCTTCCATCCAATGCCTCCCACCGGCGACGACCCGTCGTCTGCCGCCGGTATCTCATTCCCTGgcgtggatggcggcggcggcggcggcgattctGAAGACGCTGACTTCACCGGCGCTCACCTCCTCGACCCCACCGATCCGGACCTCCCCaaccccaccacctcctccgccaccggccTGCCCCACGCGGTCCCggccggcgggagcggcggcggcccggtcacctccggcaacggcggggagcggcggcccCTGTTCCAGCGCCTCTGGACCGAGGAGGACGAGATTGTTATCCTCCGCGGCTTCGCCGAGTTCaccgccgcgcgcggcacggcgTTCGCGTCGCACCAGTACGACACCGACCCTTTCTACGAGGacatgcgccgccgcctgcagctcGACTTCTCCAAGAGCCAGCTCGTCgagaagctccgccgcctcaAGCGCAAGTACCGCAATTGCGTCTCCCGCCTCCGCGAGTCCGGCGCCACCTTCTCCTTCCGCTCCCCGCACGAGCAGGCCATCTTTGAGATCGCGCGCAACATCTGGCGCCCCACAAATAAACACGGCCGAGATCCCTCGGCTGACTCTG
This portion of the Panicum virgatum strain AP13 chromosome 2N, P.virgatum_v5, whole genome shotgun sequence genome encodes:
- the LOC120661951 gene encoding hydrophobic protein LTI6A — its product is MSDGTATCIDIILAIILPPLGVFFKFGCGVEFWICLVLTFFGYLPGIIYAVWAITK
- the LOC120661952 gene encoding probable transcription factor At3g04930; the encoded protein is MPPTGDDPSSAAGISFPGVDGGGGGGDSEDADFTGAHLLDPTDPDLPNPTTSSATGLPHAVPAGGSGGGPVTSGNGGERRPLFQRLWTEEDEIVILRGFAEFTAARGTAFASHQYDTDPFYEDMRRRLQLDFSKSQLVEKLRRLKRKYRNCVSRLRESGATFSFRSPHEQAIFEIARNIWRPTNKHGRDPSADSDDEDAAANTSPNGEVKSPSSGRQRRRRRATDFAAAAGTAPTTGMVQPPQPVQSPVSVPVKMEDSLPALPQNPMPVTVTMDGSEPLRLPVMSPQSGVSDAEKSCLTPLLKEMMRAVINVGTNPFGAKLSEPPLGLPMEGEKWRKQRILELEVYLKRIELLQDQAKATLEELKSSTPGT